In the genome of Phlebotomus papatasi isolate M1 chromosome 2, Ppap_2.1, whole genome shotgun sequence, one region contains:
- the LOC129804287 gene encoding RNA-binding protein 39, with translation MAEDLDLVEAMLEAPYRKDDDVNFSSPSRVQNGKDKENKRGRSHSRAGAGEHGVEKDRSRRKSRERNRSREKRRRSRSKEKEKEREKEKRRSRSRDRIERIERRRRSRSRERRRSRSKGKKRSRSRERRRTRSRDRRRSRSPIRRRRSPSPRHFRRGRTPPNGLGHHSPPEDLSPEERDARTVFCMQLSQRIRARDLEEFFSSVGKVRDVRLITCNKTKRFKGIAYIEFRDPESVPLALGLSGQKLLGIPISVQHTQAEKNRLANTVPAILPKNPSGPMRLYVGSLHFNITEDMLRGIFEPFGKIDSIQLIMDNETGRSKGYGFITFHNAEDAKKALEQLNGFELAGRPMKVGNVTERLDMNTNTSLDTDEMDRSGIDLGATGRLQLMFKLAEGAGLAVPQAAANALLATAPQQPPTQPTSAAPPIATQCFMLSNMFDPTSESNPAWAQEIQDDVIEEANKHGGCYHVFVDKLSPQGNVYVKCPSIATAVLAVNSLHGRWFAGRAITAAYVPLLNYHTLFPDSVTAANLLMPSRKG, from the exons ATGGCCGAAGATTTGGACTTGGTCGAAGCCATGTTGGAAGCTCCATATCGAAAAGAC GATGACGTGAATTTTTCATCGCCAAGTAGAGTACAGAATGGAAAGGACAAGGAGAATAAGCGGGGAag GAGCCATTCGAGGGCTGGAGCAGGAGAGCACGGTGTGGAAAAGGATAGGTCGCGTAGGAAATCCCGGGAGAGGAATCGTTCGCGCGAGAAGCGTCGCAGGAGTCGGTCGAAGGAGAAGGAGAAAGAGAGGGAAAAGGAGAAACGCAGGAGTAGATCGAGAGATCGAATTGAACGGATTGAACGTCGTCGCCGGAGTCGATCACGTGAGCGTCGTCGTTCGCGTTCTAAAGGCAAAAAGCGCAGTCGTTCGCGTGAGAGACGCCGTACTCGATCTAGAGATAGGCGTCGCAGCCGATCACCGATCAGAAG ACGAAGATCACCATCTCCTAGGCACTTTCGACGAGGAAGGACACCACCAAATGGCTTGGGGCATCATTCACCGCCTGAAGATCTGAGCCCTGAAGAGCGCGATGCCAGGACCGTTTTCTGCATGCAGCTGTCACAACGAATTCGTGCCAGGGACCTGGAGGAGTTCTTCTCGAGTGTCGGAAAAGTGCGAGATGTGCGTCTGATCACCTGCAACAAAACAAAACGATTCAAGGGGATCGCCTACATCGAATTTAGAGATCCAGAATCTGTTCCACTG GCTTTGGGACTTTCAGGACAGAAACTTCTGGGTATTCCTATAAGTGTGCAACATACGCAGGCTGAGAAAAATCGCCTGGCAAATACTGTTCCTGCGATTCTGCCGAAGAATCCTTCGGGTCCGATGCGTCTCTATGTTGGCTCGTTGCATTTCAACATAACCGAAGATATGTTGCGTGGTATTTTTGAGCCTTTCGGCAAAATAGACTCCATCCAGTTGATAATGGACAATGAGACGGGAAGGTCAAAGGGTTATGGCTTTATAACCTTCCACAATGCCGAAGATGCTAAGAAGGCACTTGAGCAGTTGAATGGTTTTGAATTGGCGGGGAGACCGATGAAGGTGGGCAATGTCACAGAGCGCCTGGATATGAATACCAATACATCCCTGGATACAGATGAGATGGACAGGAGTGGGATTGATTTGGGGGCAACGGGGCGGTTGCAGTTGATGTTTAAGTTGGCCGAAGGAGCAGGATTGGCAGTGCCACAGGCAGCGGCAAATGCTCTTCTGGCCACAGCACCTCAACAGCCACCGACACAGCCGACATCAGCAGCTCCGCCAATTGCTACGCAGTGCTTTATGCTGAGCAATATGTTCGATCCGACCAGTGAATCGAATCCGGCATGGGCACAAGAGATTCAGGATGATGTGATTGAGGAGGCAAATAAGCACGGGGGATGTTATCATGTGTTTGTGGATAAATTGTCGCCGCAGGGGAATGTTTATGTAAAGTGTCCGAGCATTGCGACGGCCGTCTTGGCGGTCAATTCACTCCATGGACGATGGTTTGCCGGACGAGCCATAACAGCTGCCTACGTTCCACTTCTCAATTATCATACACTCTTTCCGGACTCAGTTACAGCAGCAAATCTTCTGATGCCATCGAGAAAGGGTTAG
- the LOC129804286 gene encoding transmembrane protein 242 gives MTDTAEVTTEGSNDRSFKIKAGVFLTTVAGVSVLAGFSRTIMTAKRKDPAVFETAKAGNVALLEGGSKLAFRALGWGTLYSVVGVGAFCYGCWKLSGASNMDEFKMKVKGTFPQVPRNDPPKSRTDFDGLTDLLKYLSTWGRE, from the exons ATGACAGACACAGCCGAGGTGACAACGGAGGGGAGCAATGACCGATCATTCAAAATAAAAG CTGGTGTGTTTCTTACAACGGTGGCGGGTGTCTCAGTTCTTGCCGGATTCAGTCGGACAATAATGACTGCCAAGAGGAAAGATCCAGCTGTCTTTGAGACAGCTAAAGCGGGTAATGTTGCCCTGTTGGAGGGTGGAAGCAAGCTAGCATTCCGAGCTCTGGGCTGGGGTACTCTGTACTCAGTTGTGGGTGTTGGAGCCTTCTGCTACGGCTGCTGGAAACTATCCGGAGCATCAAAT ATGGATGAATTCAAAATGAAAGTCAAAGGGACTTTCCCGCAAGTGCCAAGAAATGATCCACCAAAGAGCCGAACGGACTTTGACGGCCTCACCGATCTCCTCAAATACCTATCGACGTGGGGTAGGGagtga
- the LOC129804288 gene encoding L-2-hydroxyglutarate dehydrogenase, mitochondrial has product MSLLRSRHYQEILRRLYHGQTCVEKYDLLVIGGGIVGAASAREILQRHPNLKVALAEKENAFAQHQSGHNSGVIHAGIYYKPGTLKAKLCVEGLKMSYNYFDQRGIPYKKCGKLIVATDESQLKSLNDLYDRGIANGVPDLQMVERDKIQEIEPYCQGVKALWSPHTGIVDWQYVTECYVQDFINFGGTTFTNFNVVKIEESPDNSEYPISVYSRSMKRILTKYVLTCGGLHSDKLAEMTGGSKSPRIVPFRGEYLLLCPEKRYMVRGNIYPVPDPRLPFLGVHFTPRMDGSVWLGPNAVLAFKREGYTWGDINLLDLFDALLYPGFRKLALKYMGSGIQEMMRSAFIVKQVRELQKFIPDITEFDVERGPAGVRAQALDTDGNLVDDFVFDRGSGKNAISQRVLHCRNAPSPGATSSLAIGKVIAEKLRKEFNF; this is encoded by the exons ATGAGTTTGTTGCGAAGCAGACATTATCAGGAAATTCTCAGACGACTCTATCATGGGCAGACATGCGTAGA AAAATACGATTTATTAGTGATTGGAGGAGGAATTGTTGGAGCTGCATCAGCTCGAGAAATCCTCCAACGACATCCAAATTTGAAAGTGGCGCTTGCTGAGAAAGAGAATGCATTTGCACAACATCAGAGTGGTCACAACAGTGGAGTCATTCACGCTGGAATCTACTACAAACCTGGAACACTAAAGGCAAAACTCTGTGTTGAAGGATTAAAAATGTCATACAATTACTTTGATCAACGAGGAATACCATACAAGAAGTGTGGAAAATTGATAGTGGCCACAGATGAAAGTCAATTGAAAAGTTTAAATGATTTGTATGATAGAGGAATTGCAAACGGAGTACCTGATCTCCAAATGGTGGAGAGAGATAAAATTCAAGAGATTGAACCATACTGCCAAGGTGTTAAAGCACTCTGGTCTCCACATACAGGAATTGTAGACTGGCAATATGTTACTGAATGCTATGTACAGGATTTCATTAATTTTGGTGGAACGACCTTCACGAATTTCAATGTGGTGAAGATTGAGGAGTCACCAGACAACTCAGAATATCCCATCAGTGTTTACAGCAGATCTATGAAAAGGATTCTTACAAAATACGTCCTTACTTGTGGAGGTCTGCATTCAGATAAACTGGCGGAAATGACTGGTGGTTCAAAGTCTCCAAGAATTGTTCCATTTCGCGGAGAATATCTGCTGCTCTGTCCAGAAAAGCGTTACATGGTTCGAGGTAACATCTATCCAGTCCCAGATCCTCGTCTTCCCTTTTTAGGAGTACACTTCACTCCTCGAATGGATGGAAGTGTGTGGCTAGGTCCCAACGCAGTTTTGGCATTTAAACGCGAAGGCTATACATGGGGTGATATAAATCTTTTGGACCTCTTTGATGCACTGCTTTATCCTGGATTCCGGAAGCTTGCTTTGAAGTACATGGGTAGTGGAATTCAAGAGATGATGCGCTCAGCATTTATTGTTAAACAAGTGCGGGAGCTGCAGAAATTTATCCCTGATATCACGGAATTTGATGTAGAACGAGGCCCAGCAGGTGTTAGAGCGCAAGCGCTAGACACTGATGGGAATCTAGTAGATGATTTTGTATTTGATCGTGGGAGTGGAAAAAATGCCATCTCACAGAGAGTTTTACATTGCCGAAATGCCCCATCGCCTGGTGCCACCAGTTCATTGGCCATTGGAAAGGTCATTGCTGAGAAACTCAGGAAGGAATTCAATTTTTAG